A single window of Salvelinus namaycush isolate Seneca chromosome 11, SaNama_1.0, whole genome shotgun sequence DNA harbors:
- the LOC120056170 gene encoding NACHT, LRR and PYD domains-containing protein 1 homolog isoform X2 → MESSEHSAQFVDKYRSDLIQRVTMVMPIAEDLLSQNMIHEEVYSNISAARTNQGKMRELFTALHSGGNKVKSAFLSMLREHEPNLVQDLEFHIKQGDQRENKSTISLNYKEFIRGEYATVQEYNSLPGEHVKLDDRYTEPLIIQKHRQQREREEEIRSRGQNFYQVMDQRDSETYKSTKVERLFDPDEHGDIQRTVILQGNTGTGKSFTTQKIMSDWAFGRLYEDRFDFVFHLRCRELNKATGNKSVIDLLNYNQSSSSMIKHVLCQSPERVLFLVDGFDELKFSLDVPKDSLPRDPWTQCSPEVTLSGLIRRQILPESFMLVTTRSTAMEKLKVVKHPVRYAEILGFSEEGVKVYFEKFFKQKQHSHQAYDSVRKNETLFTACFIPVICWIICTVYREQFDEGTEMIQSLETTTSIFVEFVDTLLKHHCQDLGQSALTILQGLGKLAEKGMEEQQVLFDHDSVSQTVSDPSKVPFLCKFLQKKRVSQTTMYSFMHLSFQEFFTALSYMLLGDEEAQGKVRELLSKVRRGPYPFHLLPFHLLPFHLLPFHLLPIVQFLFGILNKDVVKRLEEKHISCSQGIWTQLKHFILEVIEKGKVDQIVRRTMQLFTFHCLYELHADDFVKEAMDTYTDINMSGSPLKKTDCWVLMYCLQHCKSIECLELSGCNLTAENMKILLPALQKCKALVLSENNFSDEKVQDLLVALTKHKPRNVEIGVKSITSNTADKFMFLISKAHADLDLIKLHSCGNVFLSGQLQKDGVLSVQLQKDGVRAPQIVLWIKVPEMKMICDSIRTSGYRLTGVKLRVSRWADKYAFPYPTDNWRLTFHIDGPLRCGVGPEGLQPALISVELSLYGDVVFDWRRINQLRQTLQHKPEWDEHADELISLLHSQTILEGIYLLVSSLTERCAASVVSLSQACFNLKDIILQVNGFLLEEGIQCLRESKRRPDNQLLLLGRRCRKLADQCSEEKDKRLSCNDNVLLALHGESFIEIVLRHGNESGIDDTWNGNESDSDGTGNGNESDSDGTGNGNESDSDGTGNGNENDSDGTGNGKESNRPRDDIKCKGCCVVG, encoded by the exons atggagtcgtctGAACACA GTGCTCAGTTCGTGGACAAGTACAGGTCCGATCTCATTCAGAGGGTCACCATGGTGATGCCTATAGCTGAAGACCTACTCTCTCAGAACATGATCCATGAAGAGGTGTACTCCAACATCAGTGCTGCCAGGACTAATCAGGGCAAAATGAGGGAGCTCTTTACAGCCCTCCACTCTGGAGGAAACAAAGTGAAATCTGCCTTTCTCTCCATGCTGAGGGAGCATGAACCTAATCTGGTCCAGGACTTGG AATTCCACATCAAACAAGGAGATCAACGAG AGAACAAAAGCACAATAAGCCTAAACTACAAGGAATTCATCAGAGGTGAATATGCCACAGTGCAGGAGTACAACTCTCTCCCTGGAGAACATGTGAAGCTAGATGACCGCTACACTGAGCCCCTGATCATCCAGAAACACcgtcagcagagagagagagaggaggagatccGCTCCAGAGGACAGAACTTTTATCAAGTTATGGACCAGAGGGACAGCGAGACCTACAAGAGTACCAAAGTGGAGAGGCTGTTTGATCCAGACGAGCATGGAGACATTCAGAGAACAGTGATACTGCAGGGCAACACTGGAACTGGCAAGTCATTTACCACACAGAAGATCATGTCTGACTGGGCGTTTGGAAGACTTTACGAAGACCGATTTGACTTTGTTTTTCACCTGAGGTGCAGAGAACTGAACAAGGCCACTGGAAATAAAAGTGTGATAGATCTGCTGAACTACAATCAAAGTTCATCATCAATGATCAAGCACGTCCTCTGCCAGTCTCCTGAGAGGGTTCTCTTCCTGGTAGACGGCTTTGATGAGCTCAAATTCTCACTTGATGTACCTAAAGACTCCCTTCCCAGGGACCCGTGGACACAATGCTCCCCCGAAGTGACACTGAGTGGTCTGATACGGAGACAGATCTTGCCCGAGTCCTTCATGCTTGTTACCACCAGGTCCAcagcgatggaaaaactaaaagtGGTCAAACATCCAGTGAGATACGCTGAGATATTGGGCTTTTCTGAGGAAGGCGTGAAGGTCTACTTTGAGAAGTTCTTCAAACAGAAGCAACACTCACATCAAGCCTATGACTCTGTGAGGAAAAATGAAACCCTTTTCACCGCATGTTTCATTCCAGTCATCTGCTGGATCATTTGCACAGTTTATAGGGAGCAGTTTGATGAAGGCACAGAGATGATACAATCACTGGAGACCACCACCTCCATCTTTGTTGAATTTGTTGACACTCTGTTGAAGCACCACTGTCAGGATTTGGGTCAGTCAGCTCTTACCATCCTCCAAGGACTAGGCAAGCTGGCAGAAAAGGGAATGGAAGAGCAGCAAGTGTTATTTGACCATGATAGTGTGTCACAGACCGTGTCAGATCCTTCCAAAGTCCCATTCTTGTGTAAGTTTCTCCAAAAGAAGAGAGTAAGTCAGACCACTATGTACAGCTTCATGCACCTCAGCTTCCAGGAGTTTTTCACAGCCCTCTCATACATGTTACTGGGTGATGAGGAAGCTCAGGGGAAAGTTAGAGAGCTACTTTCTAAGGTTCGACGTGGACCGTACCCCTTTCACCTCCTACCCTTTCACCTCCTACCCTTTCACCTCCTACCCTTTCACCTCCTACCCATTGTTCAATTTCTCTTTGGCATCTTAAACAAGGACGTTGTAAAACGACTGGAGGAAAAACACATCTCTTGTTCTCAAGGAATCTGGACCCAGCTCAAACATTTTATTCTGGAAGTCATTGAAAAAGGAAAGGTGGATCAAATCGTTAGACGTACAATGCAGCTTTTCACATTTCATTGTCTATATGAGCTCCATGCAGATGATTTTGTTAAAGAAGCCATGGACACATACACAGACATTAATATGTCAGGAAGTCCCCTGAAGAAAACAGACTGTTGGGTGTTGATGTATTGTCTTCAGCATTGCAAGTCCATCGAATGTCTTGAACTGAGTGGGTGCAATTTAACTGCAGAGAACATGAAAATCCTTCTGCCAGCGTTGCAGAAATGTAAAGCTCTTGT TCTGAGTGAGAACAACTTCTCTGATGAGAAAGTACAGGACTTGCTTGTTgctctcactaaacacaaacccagaAACGTTGAAATTGGAGTGAAGTCCATCACCAGCAATACAGCTGACAAATTCATGTTCCTCATCAGTAAGGCACATGCAGACTTGGATCTGATAAA GCTTCATAGTTGTGGGAATGTTTTTTTGAGTGGCCAGCTACAGAAAGATGGAGTATTGAGTGTCCAGCTACAGAAAGATGGAGTACG AGCCCCCCAAATTGTTCTTTGGATAAAAGTGCCAGAGATGAAAATGATCTGTGACTCCATCAGAACATCTGGCTACCGTTTGACTGGAGTGAA GTTGAGAGTGAGTCGTTGGGCTGACAAGTACGCATTCCCCTACCCTACAGACAATTGGAGGTTAAC GTTTCACATAGACGGGCCTCTCAGATGCGGCGTAGGGCCTGAAGGTCTACAGCCAGCACTTATCAGCGTTGAATTGTCCCTATACGGCGATGTTGTATTTGACTGGAGACGCATCAATCAGCTACGTCAAACTCTGCAGCATAA GCCAGAGTGGGATGAGCATGCTGACGAACTGATCTCGCTGCTACACTCTCAAACCATTCTGGAGGGAATATATCTGTTGGTGAGCAGCTTGACAGAGAGGTGTGCTGCCAGTGTAGTCAGTCTGAGCCAGGCCTGTTTCAACCTGAAGGACATAAT cCTTCAAGTAAACGGTTTCTTATTGGAGGAAGGAATACAATGCTTACGTGAATCGAAGAGGCGCCCAGATAACCAGTTACTTCTCTTGGG GAGGAGATGCAGGAAGCTTGCTGACCAGTGCTCTGAGGAGAAGGACAAGAGGCTCAGTTGTAATGACAACGTTTTACTCGCTCTACATGGAGAATCATTCATAGAGATTGTGTTAAGGCATGGGAACGAAAGCGGTATTGATGACACATGGAATGGGAATGAAAGCGATAGTGATGGCACGGGGAATGGGAACGAAAGCGATAGTGATGGCACGGGGAATGGGAACGAAAGCGATAGTGATGGCACGGGGAATGGGAACGAAAACGATAGTGATGGCACGGGGAATGGGAAAGAAAGCAATAGACCTAGAGATGATATAAAGTGTAAAGGGTGTTGTGTTGTTGGATAG
- the LOC120056170 gene encoding NACHT, LRR and PYD domains-containing protein 3-like isoform X1 yields MESSEHSAQFVDKYRSDLIQRVTMVMPIAEDLLSQNMIHEEVYSNISAARTNQGKMRELFTALHSGGNKVKSAFLSMLREHEPNLVQDLEFHIKQGDQRENKSTISLNYKEFIRGEYATVQEYNSLPGEHVKLDDRYTEPLIIQKHRQQREREEEIRSRGQNFYQVMDQRDSETYKSTKVERLFDPDEHGDIQRTVILQGNTGTGKSFTTQKIMSDWAFGRLYEDRFDFVFHLRCRELNKATGNKSVIDLLNYNQSSSSMIKHVLCQSPERVLFLVDGFDELKFSLDVPKDSLPRDPWTQCSPEVTLSGLIRRQILPESFMLVTTRSTAMEKLKVVKHPVRYAEILGFSEEGVKVYFEKFFKQKQHSHQAYDSVRKNETLFTACFIPVICWIICTVYREQFDEGTEMIQSLETTTSIFVEFVDTLLKHHCQDLGQSALTILQGLGKLAEKGMEEQQVLFDHDSVSQTVSDPSKVPFLCKFLQKKRVSQTTMYSFMHLSFQEFFTALSYMLLGDEEAQGKVRELLSKVRRGPYPFHLLPFHLLPFHLLPFHLLPIVQFLFGILNKDVVKRLEEKHISCSQGIWTQLKHFILEVIEKGKVDQIVRRTMQLFTFHCLYELHADDFVKEAMDTYTDINMSGSPLKKTDCWVLMYCLQHCKSIECLELSGCNLTAENMKILLPALQKCKALVLQVDDLADDDLDDLLTALGEGKSLELDLSENNFSDEKVQDLLVALTKHKPRNVEIGVKSITSNTADKFMFLISKAHADLDLIKLHSCGNVFLSGQLQKDGVLSVQLQKDGVRAPQIVLWIKVPEMKMICDSIRTSGYRLTGVKLRVSRWADKYAFPYPTDNWRLTFHIDGPLRCGVGPEGLQPALISVELSLYGDVVFDWRRINQLRQTLQHKPEWDEHADELISLLHSQTILEGIYLLVSSLTERCAASVVSLSQACFNLKDIILQVNGFLLEEGIQCLRESKRRPDNQLLLLGRRCRKLADQCSEEKDKRLSCNDNVLLALHGESFIEIVLRHGNESGIDDTWNGNESDSDGTGNGNESDSDGTGNGNESDSDGTGNGNENDSDGTGNGKESNRPRDDIKCKGCCVVG; encoded by the exons atggagtcgtctGAACACA GTGCTCAGTTCGTGGACAAGTACAGGTCCGATCTCATTCAGAGGGTCACCATGGTGATGCCTATAGCTGAAGACCTACTCTCTCAGAACATGATCCATGAAGAGGTGTACTCCAACATCAGTGCTGCCAGGACTAATCAGGGCAAAATGAGGGAGCTCTTTACAGCCCTCCACTCTGGAGGAAACAAAGTGAAATCTGCCTTTCTCTCCATGCTGAGGGAGCATGAACCTAATCTGGTCCAGGACTTGG AATTCCACATCAAACAAGGAGATCAACGAG AGAACAAAAGCACAATAAGCCTAAACTACAAGGAATTCATCAGAGGTGAATATGCCACAGTGCAGGAGTACAACTCTCTCCCTGGAGAACATGTGAAGCTAGATGACCGCTACACTGAGCCCCTGATCATCCAGAAACACcgtcagcagagagagagagaggaggagatccGCTCCAGAGGACAGAACTTTTATCAAGTTATGGACCAGAGGGACAGCGAGACCTACAAGAGTACCAAAGTGGAGAGGCTGTTTGATCCAGACGAGCATGGAGACATTCAGAGAACAGTGATACTGCAGGGCAACACTGGAACTGGCAAGTCATTTACCACACAGAAGATCATGTCTGACTGGGCGTTTGGAAGACTTTACGAAGACCGATTTGACTTTGTTTTTCACCTGAGGTGCAGAGAACTGAACAAGGCCACTGGAAATAAAAGTGTGATAGATCTGCTGAACTACAATCAAAGTTCATCATCAATGATCAAGCACGTCCTCTGCCAGTCTCCTGAGAGGGTTCTCTTCCTGGTAGACGGCTTTGATGAGCTCAAATTCTCACTTGATGTACCTAAAGACTCCCTTCCCAGGGACCCGTGGACACAATGCTCCCCCGAAGTGACACTGAGTGGTCTGATACGGAGACAGATCTTGCCCGAGTCCTTCATGCTTGTTACCACCAGGTCCAcagcgatggaaaaactaaaagtGGTCAAACATCCAGTGAGATACGCTGAGATATTGGGCTTTTCTGAGGAAGGCGTGAAGGTCTACTTTGAGAAGTTCTTCAAACAGAAGCAACACTCACATCAAGCCTATGACTCTGTGAGGAAAAATGAAACCCTTTTCACCGCATGTTTCATTCCAGTCATCTGCTGGATCATTTGCACAGTTTATAGGGAGCAGTTTGATGAAGGCACAGAGATGATACAATCACTGGAGACCACCACCTCCATCTTTGTTGAATTTGTTGACACTCTGTTGAAGCACCACTGTCAGGATTTGGGTCAGTCAGCTCTTACCATCCTCCAAGGACTAGGCAAGCTGGCAGAAAAGGGAATGGAAGAGCAGCAAGTGTTATTTGACCATGATAGTGTGTCACAGACCGTGTCAGATCCTTCCAAAGTCCCATTCTTGTGTAAGTTTCTCCAAAAGAAGAGAGTAAGTCAGACCACTATGTACAGCTTCATGCACCTCAGCTTCCAGGAGTTTTTCACAGCCCTCTCATACATGTTACTGGGTGATGAGGAAGCTCAGGGGAAAGTTAGAGAGCTACTTTCTAAGGTTCGACGTGGACCGTACCCCTTTCACCTCCTACCCTTTCACCTCCTACCCTTTCACCTCCTACCCTTTCACCTCCTACCCATTGTTCAATTTCTCTTTGGCATCTTAAACAAGGACGTTGTAAAACGACTGGAGGAAAAACACATCTCTTGTTCTCAAGGAATCTGGACCCAGCTCAAACATTTTATTCTGGAAGTCATTGAAAAAGGAAAGGTGGATCAAATCGTTAGACGTACAATGCAGCTTTTCACATTTCATTGTCTATATGAGCTCCATGCAGATGATTTTGTTAAAGAAGCCATGGACACATACACAGACATTAATATGTCAGGAAGTCCCCTGAAGAAAACAGACTGTTGGGTGTTGATGTATTGTCTTCAGCATTGCAAGTCCATCGAATGTCTTGAACTGAGTGGGTGCAATTTAACTGCAGAGAACATGAAAATCCTTCTGCCAGCGTTGCAGAAATGTAAAGCTCTTGT GTTGCAGGTGGACGACCTAGCCGATGATGATTTAGATGATCTGTTGACAGCGCTGGGAGAAGGAAAGAGTTTGGAGCTGGA TCTGAGTGAGAACAACTTCTCTGATGAGAAAGTACAGGACTTGCTTGTTgctctcactaaacacaaacccagaAACGTTGAAATTGGAGTGAAGTCCATCACCAGCAATACAGCTGACAAATTCATGTTCCTCATCAGTAAGGCACATGCAGACTTGGATCTGATAAA GCTTCATAGTTGTGGGAATGTTTTTTTGAGTGGCCAGCTACAGAAAGATGGAGTATTGAGTGTCCAGCTACAGAAAGATGGAGTACG AGCCCCCCAAATTGTTCTTTGGATAAAAGTGCCAGAGATGAAAATGATCTGTGACTCCATCAGAACATCTGGCTACCGTTTGACTGGAGTGAA GTTGAGAGTGAGTCGTTGGGCTGACAAGTACGCATTCCCCTACCCTACAGACAATTGGAGGTTAAC GTTTCACATAGACGGGCCTCTCAGATGCGGCGTAGGGCCTGAAGGTCTACAGCCAGCACTTATCAGCGTTGAATTGTCCCTATACGGCGATGTTGTATTTGACTGGAGACGCATCAATCAGCTACGTCAAACTCTGCAGCATAA GCCAGAGTGGGATGAGCATGCTGACGAACTGATCTCGCTGCTACACTCTCAAACCATTCTGGAGGGAATATATCTGTTGGTGAGCAGCTTGACAGAGAGGTGTGCTGCCAGTGTAGTCAGTCTGAGCCAGGCCTGTTTCAACCTGAAGGACATAAT cCTTCAAGTAAACGGTTTCTTATTGGAGGAAGGAATACAATGCTTACGTGAATCGAAGAGGCGCCCAGATAACCAGTTACTTCTCTTGGG GAGGAGATGCAGGAAGCTTGCTGACCAGTGCTCTGAGGAGAAGGACAAGAGGCTCAGTTGTAATGACAACGTTTTACTCGCTCTACATGGAGAATCATTCATAGAGATTGTGTTAAGGCATGGGAACGAAAGCGGTATTGATGACACATGGAATGGGAATGAAAGCGATAGTGATGGCACGGGGAATGGGAACGAAAGCGATAGTGATGGCACGGGGAATGGGAACGAAAGCGATAGTGATGGCACGGGGAATGGGAACGAAAACGATAGTGATGGCACGGGGAATGGGAAAGAAAGCAATAGACCTAGAGATGATATAAAGTGTAAAGGGTGTTGTGTTGTTGGATAG